Part of the Luteolibacter rhizosphaerae genome, GCGGCCTTCCCACGTGTCGGTGGAGATCGCCGTTTCTGGAGTGGATCGCTCCTCTGCGGCCAAGGCCAGCCGGTCGATCTTGCCGTTCGGGGTGAGGGGAAAGCTTTCGCGCTGAATGAATTCGCCGGGGATCATGTAGGCCGGCAGCGTGGTGGCTAGATGCGCTTTCAGGTCCGCGGGCGCACCTTGGACGTGTGCCGTCAGCCGTCCGTCCTTCGCGATCACCACCGCCTCCACCACGGACTCGTGACTGGCCAGTGCCAGTTCGATTTCCCCGAGTTCGATCCGGAAGCCGTTCACCTTCACCTGATGATCGGCGCGGCCTCGGAATTCCAAAGTTCCGCAGGGCAGGCGGCGGGCCAGATCGCCGCTGCGATAGATTCCGCCTGCCAGCGCGAAGGCCTTCGCTGTCCTCTCCGGGTCATTCAGATAGCCGCCGCCGAGGCCGGCTCCGCCGATGCAGAGCTCACCCAGTTCGCCATCCGGCACGATCGCCAGATCTTCGTCGCGGATGGTCACCGTCACGTTCGGGATCTCATGACCCAGCGGCACGAAACCGAAGGCATCGAGGTTCCGGCCGTGCAGGCGGTAGAAGGCGCAGATGTCCGTGCACTCGGTCGGACCGTAGGTGTTCACCACCTCCGCCGCGCCGGATTCAAGCCACGAGCGCAGGCGCGGGATCGAGATCGGTTCACCGCCCAGCACCGCGAATCGCAGCGAGATCAGCGCGGTCGCGTCCGTTTCAACCAGTGGATAGAAGGCGCTCGGCGTGCAGTTGATCAGGGTGATGCCGTGTTGCCGGATCAGCCCGTTGATACGGGAGATGTCGTAGGTTCCGTAGTCATCCAACACCAGCACGCCACCGCTCAGCAGCGGGGCGAAGAAGTTCTTCTGCGTCAGGTCGAAGCTCGGCGAGCTGATCACCAGCGTCCGGTCGCTCGCGCCGAGGTTCAACTCATGGGCATACCATTCGAGCAGGTTGGCGAAGCCGCGGCGGAAGACGGCGGCTGCCTTCGGTTTTCCGGTCGAGCCGGAGGTGAAGATGGCGTAGAGCGGATCGTCAGGCGTCGCGTAGCTGCGCACCGGGGCTGCATCACCCTTCGCCTCCTCGGAGATCGCGAGCACCTGCGGGGCAGGGAAGCGTGCTCCGAGATCCTCGCGGCTGATCACGATCTCCAGCCCGGCGGAGGCGATCATGTGCTCCAGTCTTTCGGCGGGGTAGGCGGGATCGAGCGGCACGTACGCGGCCCCGGACTTCACCACGGCCAGCAGCGCCACGATCAGTTCGATCGAGCGGTCCAAGCCGATCCCGATGTAGCGGCCGGGCCCGGCCCCGAGTTCTTGGAGCTTCTTCGCGAGCGCGTTGGCACGGGCTTCAAGCTCGCCCGCGCTGATCGAGCGGGTGCCGGCGATAACTGCGGTCTCGTCGGGATTACGCACGGCGCGCGCCTCGAAGGCGGCGAGTAGACGGTCGGGCAGGAGAGCTTCCAGCTGCTGGGGGGCGGCGGTCATGCTGTGGGGGCGACGGGGAGATGAGGGGGAAATTAGAAAAAATTCGGGGGCGCTAACAAGGGCGGGGCGGGGCTTGTCGGCCGATCGGTCATTTCGTTTTCGGAATGCGGCAGCGGCTACGCAAACAGATAAGTGATTCGTTCCTTGTTCTATCATGAACCGCAAAATCGGGCATTACGCGATTTCGTAGCGGCGCAGATTCTAAAAATTCCTTGTTGGATGCCACCTAAAATTTTAACATCGCCGTGCTGTTTACGGAATGATCCCCAGAGTCCCACGTACCCCCCGGGTGGTACCATGGATGCTTGCCGCGTTGTCGGCAGCCCCCTTGGTTCCCGCGTCGGGAGAGGAAGTGCTGCCCGCGATACCCGGCCGTTTGGACGGGGAGCTGGACAGCCGCATCGTGCCTCGGACCGGCTCTCCTTTTGATCCTCAAGCCGGGGAGACGCGTCAGCAGGAGCTGGAGATGGGCGTCAACATTTCCGCCGTCTACGACGATAATATCTATCTCAGCGCCTCCCGCAAGGAGGCCGATCTGGTGATGCGGGTGGCCCCCGCGATTCACTACCGCCGCGGCGATAAAGTGAGCGGCGAGGGCGGCTACCTGAGCGTGGCCTATCGCCCGACCGCCGTGGTTTATGCCGACAACAGCGACAACAGCCGCTTCGACCAGGTGGCCGAGTGGGACATCGGCTGGCGTGGCAAGAAGACCGCGATTTTTTGGAAAGGCGCCGCGCGTCAGTTGGGCGATGCCACCGCCGATACCGGCGCCCTCACCGATCGCACGGAGTTCTCGAACGAGGTCCGTTTGGCTTGGTCGATCCGCGAGAAGCTCAGCGTCGAGCTGGCAGGCGGCCGCGAATCCGTCTCCTACGATTCTTCGTCCTACGCCGACTCCGCTCTCAACTACGGGGAGCTGGCTCTCCGCTACACCCACTCGCCCAAGACCCGCCTTGGCATGATCTACAAGGCCGGGCGCTTCGAGGTGGATGGGGCAGGGGAGCAGACCGTCCAGCGCCTCACCGGCAGGATCGAGTGGACTCCACGCGAGAAGATCGCCGTGGACCTTGAACTGGGTGGTGAGCATCGCAGCTTCGACCGCGGGTCAGAGACTTCGCCGGTCGTCGAGGGCCGGATCGGCTGGAAACCGAAGGAGGGCACGGAAGTTTATCTCGCCGGCTACCGCCGCGAGCAGGCATCCGCCTATCTCCCCGGCCAGAACTACACCCAGACTGGTGCCGCGCTCGGCATCTCGCAGCGCCTTGGCAGCGACTGGACCGCTCGGGTTGAGGGCGGCGTGGAACGTGCTAAATACTCGGTCGTCTCCGGAAACAGCACCGGGGGCCGTGTCGACCGCATCCATTTCATCCGCCCCGCCCTCGAATACCGCGTGACCGACGATTTCAGCATGGGGCTCTTCTATCGCTACTCGGAGAACGACTCGAACCGGACCGGCCTCGGCCATGAAAACCACTCCGCCGGGGTGGAAATGGGCTACCGCTTCTGATACGACCCCTGTCCCCCGCCATGAACATCAAGCTTTTCCTCATCATCGCCGCCATGATCGGTGCTTTCGCCGCCCTGACCGGCGGGGCCTCGGGCCAAGCTCCCGCAGGCGGCCGCGCGTCGGGCACGATCGGCAGCATGGATACCGTGGAGATCCGGGTTTTCCGGGAGGAAGAGCTTACCACGATGGGCCAGCTTTCGCCGAACGGCACCATCACCATGCCCCTGATCGGCGCGGTGAAGATGGCCGGCCTCACGACCGATCAGGCCGCCGCCGCGATCACCGCAAAGCTGAAGGACGGCTTCCTCGTGAATCCCCAGGTCAGTGTCAGCATCGAGGCCCGCGTCCGCCGCAGCATCACCGTGCTCGGTCAGGTCCAGAACTCCGGCGTCTTTGAACTCCCGGCGAATCGCAAGCTGACCGTGGTGGAGGCCATCGGCATGGCGGGCGGCGCGACCCGCATCGCAAATACGAAGAAAATCACGTTAAAGCGTAATACCGGAGGCAAGCCTCAGGTGAGCATTCTCAACCTGAAAGACATCACTTCCGGCAAGACCGCGGACATCCCGCTGCGGGACGGCGACGTGCTAACCGTTCCCGAAAGCCTGTTCTGATCCTTTCTCCGACCATATCCCCCCATGGCTGCCCCCCGCAAACCGGAACATCTTCTGACGAATTCGCCGCCTCACGCGGAGCTGGCGACCGTTCAGCCCACTCTCTACCTCTCCAAGGTGGAGCCGGGTCGGTTGCTTGGCGTGATCATACGCCGAGGCTGGCTCGTGATCCTCGGCATGCTGCTCGCCGTCGGGGCCATGTGGCTCTACGTGAAGAGCGCGCCCAAGATCTATGTCTCCACCGGCTCGGTGGAAGTGAGCAGTCACGCGCCGGATCCGCTTCGCATCGAAGGACTTACTCAGCAGGACACCAAGGACCTCGAACAGCTCCGCACCATCGAGGGCAACATGGTTTCCACCGCCGTGCTGCTGCGCGTGGCGAAGGAAAACGGCCTGCTCACCGCCACCGACTTTGCCCCGCCGGGAACCACCGAGCAGGGTGTCATCGGCATGCTCTCGAAGCGCGTCCGGGTCGAGCTCAAGCGCGGCACCCGCGTGGTGGCGATCAGCGTGGAGGATACCGATCCCGCCCGCGCCAAGCGCTTGGTGGAATCCTTGGTCACTGAGTATCAAGCGTGGATCCGCGAGCGCCGCGAGACTGTTACCAAGGAGATGGGCGAGGGGCTCGCGAAGGAGGAGCAGAAGCTCCGCGAGCAGATGGGCGTCGCAGAAGTCCGTCTCCAGGCTTTCCGCGAGCAGCACCCCGTCCCCGGCCTCGACGAGCGCGAAGGTGCGGGCCCGGTTTCCGGCCAGCTCGGCAACCTCAACACCCAGCTCTCCCAAGCCAAGTCCGAGCGCCTCCGCCTCGAAGCCGAATACGAGGCCTTCAAGAAATTCGACCCCGAGGATCCCGACGCACTAGCCGGAATCGGACGTAGCACCTACGCCGATGAAGTGCTCGCCCAAGCCCGGGCATTGCAGGCCAAGGAGTTGGAATTCTCCCGCGTCAAAGAGCGCTACCTCCACAAGCACCCGGGTTACAAGGAAGTCGCGCAAGAAGTCGAAACTCTCAAAGCCGATCTCGCCGAAGCCTCCCGCTCCGCCGGTGAAGCCCTCGAGAAAAGCTACCACGTGGCCATGGAGAACGAGGCCAAGCTCCAGGGCGAAGTTGACCAAGCCCGCACGGTCGCCGTCGGCGTCGAAGGCGTCCGCGCCAAGTTCGACAGCCTCAAGCGCGAAGCCGAGGCTGCCCGCGAACTTCATGCTTCTGTGGACAAGCGTCTCCGCGAATCGAATCTCGCCGGCGCCCTCGCCGCGTCCGCCATCACTTGGGCCGAGCCGCCGCTTGTTCCGGAGAAAGCCTCCAAGCCGGTGAAGATGGTCCTCTTCCCCGTAGCCGCCTTCGCCGGCATGCTCGGCGGGCTGGTCCTGATGGTCGGCTTGGAAGTCGGCGATGGCCGCGTGCGGGATTCCGCCGATGCCGCCCGCGCCACCGGCACGCCACTGCTCACCAGCCTCCCGGTCATGCAACCGGGCAGGGAAGGGGACATGGTCCTCCTTTCCGATCCCGCCTCCTCCGAGGCGGAGGCTTTCCGCCGCCTGCGCGCCGTCCTCCTTCCCGCGCCGGGCAAGCCGGGCGCCCGCACCGTGCTCTTCACCAGCGCCGTGCCCGGCGAGGGCCGCTCGCTCTGCGCCATGAACTATGCCGCGTCGCTGGCCATGCAAGGGCAGCGCACGCTCCTGCTCGATGCCGACATGCGGCGCCCGGGCTTGAGCCGCCAGCACGTGAACGGCGAAGGCCGCGGGCTGGGGGCCTATCTCGCCGGCGATTGCGATCCCGCCAGCGCCTGCTTCCCCACGGCCCTGCCGAATCTCTACCTCCTGTCATCCGGCCCCATCCGCGGCGATGCCGCTGAACTTCTTTCCGGCACCCGCTTTGCGGCCTTGCTGGAGGATGCCTACCGCTGGTTCGACGCCGTCGTGATCGACAGTCCTCCGGTGTTGGCTGTCAGCGATGCACTCGCGGTTTCCCGCTACGCGGATCGCGTCTGTCTGATCGTCCGGCAGGACGCCAGCGATCGCAGGAATCTCAAGAAGACCTCGGAACTTCTTCGCTCGTCGGGCGGAAATTTGATCGGATTTGTCTGGAATGAGCACTCATTCCGAGGCAAAGGAAACTCCGCACCCGAGCCTGTCATCCCCGTCAGCCATCCGGCGCTTTCAAGCTCCGGTGTGGCGGTGGCGGATGGGCCCGCGGTGAAGGGTGAGGAGGCTGCCCCTACCTCCCCGATCGCGTAATGGATTCCCCGGCCCATTTTCTGCTAGTTTTCAAACCAATGACGGCTCCCCCGGTCGTCATCGGATCCCCCGGTCCACATCCCCCTATCCCCCCGAACCATGAACTGTGCTCCCCCCGCACCGTCCGAGGAGGCGTCCCCCGTGTCGTCGTCCCCGGAAACCCAGGATGATCTCATCCCGCGCTCTTACGAGCTCCGCCACCGCCACCGCCCTTGGGTAGCTCACCAGAAGCTGGTCGCTGTCAGCTTCCTGGGTGATGCCGCCGTGGTGTTCGTGGCGATGATGCTCGCGTACCTCATTCGCTTCGAGAGCAATCTCCAGCACATCGGGGTGGATGATCCGGCGGTAAGCCTCCGTGGCTATGTCGGTCACGTGATTTTCGGCGGGCTGCTCATGCTCGTGATGCTCGCGAACTTCCGCGTGCACGATCCGCGCAACTATCTCGCCATCCGCCGCACCTTCACGGTGATCGTGAAGACCTGTGCGCTGTGGCTTGTCGGGTTCCTCGGGCTCACCCTGATTCTCAAGATCGATCCGGCCATCAGCCGCGCCTATTGCGTGATCGGTGCCGTGATCGCGATGGCGTTGCTCTGCGGTTGGCGCTGGTTCCTTTACTGCGTGCTGCGCCGCGAGTCCTTCGCCGTCGCGCTGCGTCAGAAGGCGGTTTTTGTTGGCTGGAACGAGGAGTGCAGCCGTGCGATCGAGCGCTTCAGCGAAGGCCGTGCGCACCAGATCAAGGTGCACGGCGTGATCCTGCCCCCGGGCCGCAAGCTTGATGCCGAACTTCCGGATGATGTGCCGGTCTTGGGCGGGTATGATTCCTTCCGTGAGATTGTCCGCAGCTCCGGTGCCGACCTGATCATGGCGGTGGACGGCTGCATGGACCGCCACCAGATGCTCTTGCTCGCGGAGACCTGCGGCAAGGAGTTCGTGGACTTCAAGCTGGTTCCGAGCTGCTTCCAGATCCTGGTCTCCGGCCTGCAGATCGAGAACTTCCACGGCATGCCGGTGCTCGGTATCGGCAAGCTGCCGCTGCACCACGCCTTCAACAACGCGATGAAGCGTGCCATCGACATTGTCGGCGCGATTGCGGGACTTATCCTGTTCGCCCCGGTGATCACGGCGTTCTGCCTGATGGTCTGGCTCGAGTCCAAGGGGCCGGTGTTCTACAAGCAGCGCCGCATCGGTCTGAACGGCCGCCCCTTCCAGATCCTGAAGATCCGCTCGATGAAGCTGGATGCGGAAGCCTCCGGCTCCCCCGGCTGGACTGTGAAGGACGATCCGCGCCGCCTCAAGGTCGGCAGCTTCATGCGCGAATGGAACATCGATGAACTGCCCCAGTTCCTCAATGTGCTCCGCGGCGAGATGAGCCTCGTCGGCCCGCGTCCCGAGCGCCCCGAGCTGATCGAAGGCTTCAAGGAAGAGATCCCGCACTACAACGTGCGCCACAACATCAAGCCCGGCGTGACCGGTTGGGCCCAAGTGAACGGCCTGCGCGGCGACACCTGTTTGCGCGAGCGGGTGAAGTTCGATCTCGATTATATCGAGAACTGGAACTTCTTCCTCGATCTCCAGATCATGGTGATGACCTTCTTCAACCGCAAGGGAGCCTGTTAGCGAACCGCCGAACCTTGAGCGTGGAGACTACAACGGGAATGGCGGAGGAAGCGAAGGCCGGTCACTCGGCGCGGCGGGATCGTTCGATCAAGCTGGCGGTGGCCACCTCCTTCCTCTCGAAGGCCGGCACGGCCTTGTTCCAGTTGCTTTCGATTCCCGTGGCGGTGCGCGTGCTCAGCCGCGAGGAATTCGGTCTCTACACCACGGTGAACATGACCTTGGCGATGGTGGCCCTGCTCCAGATCGGAGTCGGGCCCTCCCTCGCCCACGGGCTGTCTCGCGCGAAGGCGAAGGATGACAGTTCCGGAGCCCGCGATCTGGCCTCCACCGCCTTCTTCGTGATGATGGGGATGGCCCTGCTGGCGGGGCTGATCCTTGCATCGGTGCTTCTCATCGTGCCGCTTCCCGAGCTTTTTGGCAGCGGTTTCGTTGGCAAGGAAAGCGCGCTTCGCCCCGCTTTGTGGACCGGTCTCGCCCTCTTCTTGCTCCTCTTCGTGCTCAATCTCACCGAGCGGGTGAGGGAAGGCCTCTTGGAAAGCGCCACGAATAATGTTTGGGGTGCGGTCGGTAACGTGCTGGCCGCGATTGCCGTCGGGGTCGGCATCTTCTTCGTGCCCGAAGTTTGGTATCTTGTCCTCGCCGTGCATGGCTCGGTGGTGATCGCCAAGCTCTGCAATACCATCACCCTGTGGAAGAAGCACCCGGATACCCGTCCGGAATGGACCCGCTTCCGCATGCCGGTGGCGAAGCATCTCTTTACCGACGGGCTCGCTTTCTCCGCCTGCACGCTGGTGACCGGCTATGTGGAATACAGCTTCTGCGGGTGGCTGGTAGGGCGTGAAGCCGGGCCCGCGGCGACAGCTCTCTACGGGATCTTCGTTTCCATGACGATCATGCAACTCGGCTTCGTGATGATGCTGAGCACGCCTACTTGGCCCGCCGTTGCCGAGGCCTTGGCACGTGGCGATACGGATTGGGCCAAGCGAGCCGGCAAGCGTCTCTATCTTTACGGCAGCGGCTTCGCGCTTTGCTCCTTCGGCGGGTTGATCCTGCTGGGCCCCTTGGTATTCTCGATCTGGCTCGGGAAGGATTTCGCGGATACCCCACGCACGCTTTTCGCCTGCTATGCCACCTACTTCGTGGCCCATGTCTGGCGCCATCTGAACCACGCCATGATGATCGGCAGCGGCCAAGTGGGACGGCTCGCGCGGATTCAATTCGTGGAGAGCGCGTTGGTGACACTCGCGGCGATCATCGGCCTCCACTACGGTGGAATGGGCGCGATGTTGCTCTCGATGGGGACCGTCATTTTTGCGGTGACCGGTTGCATTCTCCCGCGTCTGGTCGGTCACGGGCTGCGCATGTCCGCTCGCGAGCACGAACCGGCGCTTGGCGTGGTTGCCCGCAGCTGAAAGACTTTGCGGCGCTTTCCGTAAGTAGCCTGTCGGACACCTTACGGATTCCGATAAGAGTCTTTTGTAGAGTGAATTACCGACGCAGGATTGCCGTCGGTTCCGACGGCTGATTCAGCCTTCGACCCTTTGTCCGCACCGGGTTTTCCAGCGAGGGTCGGGTATGCGTTTGGAAACCCAGTTCCCGACTATCGGTCGTCGCCGGGCCTTTGCCTTGGCTCTCGTTTCGGCTCTCGTCCTGCCTGCCGCGGTTCATGCCGCCGGCGAGCCTGCTCCCACGGTGGCGCTCTCTTGGAATGCGAATCCCGAGCCGGATGTCGCCGGTTACAAGGTTCACTTCGGCACCGAGAGTGGAGTCTATTCCAATGTGATCGACGTGCGTGGTACGACGTCGGCTTCCTTACCCCAGTTGTTGATGGGCGGCACCTACTACATGGCGGTGAGCGCTTACAACAGCGCAGGGCTGGAAGGTCCGCGCTCGGCTGAATTCAGCGTCACCGCGGCGGTGCCTTCGTCGCAGGCTCTTAACACAAGCTTTGCGTTCAGCGGAGCGACCCAAGGTCAAGGCCAGCTGCAGTGGAAGTATCCGAAGTCCGCGGCTGCCAGCGCCTCCGGCTTTAAGGTCTATGCGAGCGAAGACCTGAAGACTTGGACGGAGACGAGCCAGGTCGATCCGACCAAGCCTGCGAGGTCGGATTCCGAGTGGCTCTACTTCAACTATCCCTACCAAGCCACCAAGGCGCGGATGTTTTTCAGGGTTGCTGCAAGCAACGCCTTCGGCACAGCGGAGTAAGTCCATGGTAAGCCCGGGCTGCGGCACATCTGCCGTGGCCCGGGCTTTTTCGTGCCCTGATCCAAGCCTCCGTGGCCGCTCGTAAAACACCGGAGATGATTCTAAAAAGTTTACCAAAGCGGTTAAGCTAGATGCCGGATTCGGTCAAAAAGGCGGGAAACTATTGCGCGGATCGTCCGCAGGGATTGCACCGCAACGGTTTTGCCTTATTGCAGGGCGCGTCGCCCCGGAGATCCCCTTCAGGGCAAGTCTCACGCCCATGTCCGCTCATACCGATTTCCGCAGCCGCCACCTGGGAGCCATCGGCTCCGACCGCGAGGAGATGCTCCGCGCCACGGGCTATGATTCGCTCGATGCGCTGATCGCCGGGACCGTGCCAGAGGGCATCCGCTCCCATGCCGAGCTCGATCTGCCGGTTGCGAAATCCGAGCCTGAAGCTCTCGCCTGGCTGAACGAGATCATGGGCAAGAACAAGGTGCTGAAGTCCTTCATCGGGCAAGGCTACTACGGCACCCATGTCCCCGGTGTGATTCTGCGGAATATCCTGGAGAATCCCGGTTGGTATACCGCCTACACACCTTATCAGGCGGAGATCGCCCAAGGTCGTCTGGAGGCGCTGCTGAATTTCCAGACCATGATCACCGAGCTGAGCGGGCTCGACGTGGCGAATGCCTCGCTGCTGGATGAAGGCACTGCCGCCGCCGAGGCCATGAGCCTCGCGCTCGCCGGTGCCCCGAAGGGGAAGGTCATCTTCGTTTCCGATGCCTGCCATCCGCAGACGATCGATGTGGTGGTGACCCGTGCGGAGCCGCTCGGGATCGAGGTGAAGGTGGGCGACTGGCGCACCTTCGACCCGGCTGGCTGTGAAGGTCTCTTCGCGGTGATCGTGCAGTATCCGGATACCTACGGCACGGTGGCCGACTACGCCGCTTTCTTCGAGAAGGCGCATGCCGCTAAGGCGGTGACCATCGCGGCGGCGGATCTGCTGGCGCTGACTCTTCTCAAGGCTCCGGGCGAATTCGGCGCGGACATCTGTGTGGGTTCAAGCCAGCGCTTCGGGGTTCCCTTTGGATTCGGTGGTCCGCATGCGGGCTTCATGTCCTGCAAGGACGCGCTCAAGCGCAAGATGCCGGGTCGCCTGATCGGCGTGTCCGTGGATTCGCGTGGCAAGCCGGGCTTCCGTCTCTCCCTTCAGACCCGCGAGCAACACATCCGCCGCGACAAGGCGACCTCCAACATCTGCACCGCTCAAGTGCTGCTGGCGGTGATGGCCTCGATGTATGCCGTGTATCACGGTCCCGAAGGCCTGAAGCACATCGCCCGCAGCGTGAACGCGAAGGTGGCGACTCTCGCCGCCTCGCTCAGTGCCTCCGGTGTGAACGTGGTGAACGAAAGCTTCTTCGATACGCTGACCGTGTCCGTTCCGGATGCTGCCGCCGTGGTGGCTGCCGCGGTGGAGCAGGGGATCAACCTGCGCCGCATCGATGACAAGCGCGTCGGTATCTCCTTCGACGAAACCAC contains:
- a CDS encoding non-ribosomal peptide synthetase gives rise to the protein MTAAPQQLEALLPDRLLAAFEARAVRNPDETAVIAGTRSISAGELEARANALAKKLQELGAGPGRYIGIGLDRSIELIVALLAVVKSGAAYVPLDPAYPAERLEHMIASAGLEIVISREDLGARFPAPQVLAISEEAKGDAAPVRSYATPDDPLYAIFTSGSTGKPKAAAVFRRGFANLLEWYAHELNLGASDRTLVISSPSFDLTQKNFFAPLLSGGVLVLDDYGTYDISRINGLIRQHGITLINCTPSAFYPLVETDATALISLRFAVLGGEPISIPRLRSWLESGAAEVVNTYGPTECTDICAFYRLHGRNLDAFGFVPLGHEIPNVTVTIRDEDLAIVPDGELGELCIGGAGLGGGYLNDPERTAKAFALAGGIYRSGDLARRLPCGTLEFRGRADHQVKVNGFRIELGEIELALASHESVVEAVVIAKDGRLTAHVQGAPADLKAHLATTLPAYMIPGEFIQRESFPLTPNGKIDRLALAAEERSTPETAISTDTWEGRVLQLWSEILGQAVSDPEANFFDLGGTSIHLAVVHVRLREMSGKDLAITDLFARPSAKSLAEFLSPQAAASSSAAQDRARLQQAGLARFRRPSPR
- a CDS encoding outer membrane beta-barrel protein, translated to MLAALSAAPLVPASGEEVLPAIPGRLDGELDSRIVPRTGSPFDPQAGETRQQELEMGVNISAVYDDNIYLSASRKEADLVMRVAPAIHYRRGDKVSGEGGYLSVAYRPTAVVYADNSDNSRFDQVAEWDIGWRGKKTAIFWKGAARQLGDATADTGALTDRTEFSNEVRLAWSIREKLSVELAGGRESVSYDSSSYADSALNYGELALRYTHSPKTRLGMIYKAGRFEVDGAGEQTVQRLTGRIEWTPREKIAVDLELGGEHRSFDRGSETSPVVEGRIGWKPKEGTEVYLAGYRREQASAYLPGQNYTQTGAALGISQRLGSDWTARVEGGVERAKYSVVSGNSTGGRVDRIHFIRPALEYRVTDDFSMGLFYRYSENDSNRTGLGHENHSAGVEMGYRF
- a CDS encoding polysaccharide biosynthesis/export family protein; this encodes MNIKLFLIIAAMIGAFAALTGGASGQAPAGGRASGTIGSMDTVEIRVFREEELTTMGQLSPNGTITMPLIGAVKMAGLTTDQAAAAITAKLKDGFLVNPQVSVSIEARVRRSITVLGQVQNSGVFELPANRKLTVVEAIGMAGGATRIANTKKITLKRNTGGKPQVSILNLKDITSGKTADIPLRDGDVLTVPESLF
- a CDS encoding GumC family protein produces the protein MAAPRKPEHLLTNSPPHAELATVQPTLYLSKVEPGRLLGVIIRRGWLVILGMLLAVGAMWLYVKSAPKIYVSTGSVEVSSHAPDPLRIEGLTQQDTKDLEQLRTIEGNMVSTAVLLRVAKENGLLTATDFAPPGTTEQGVIGMLSKRVRVELKRGTRVVAISVEDTDPARAKRLVESLVTEYQAWIRERRETVTKEMGEGLAKEEQKLREQMGVAEVRLQAFREQHPVPGLDEREGAGPVSGQLGNLNTQLSQAKSERLRLEAEYEAFKKFDPEDPDALAGIGRSTYADEVLAQARALQAKELEFSRVKERYLHKHPGYKEVAQEVETLKADLAEASRSAGEALEKSYHVAMENEAKLQGEVDQARTVAVGVEGVRAKFDSLKREAEAARELHASVDKRLRESNLAGALAASAITWAEPPLVPEKASKPVKMVLFPVAAFAGMLGGLVLMVGLEVGDGRVRDSADAARATGTPLLTSLPVMQPGREGDMVLLSDPASSEAEAFRRLRAVLLPAPGKPGARTVLFTSAVPGEGRSLCAMNYAASLAMQGQRTLLLDADMRRPGLSRQHVNGEGRGLGAYLAGDCDPASACFPTALPNLYLLSSGPIRGDAAELLSGTRFAALLEDAYRWFDAVVIDSPPVLAVSDALAVSRYADRVCLIVRQDASDRRNLKKTSELLRSSGGNLIGFVWNEHSFRGKGNSAPEPVIPVSHPALSSSGVAVADGPAVKGEEAAPTSPIA
- a CDS encoding sugar transferase, coding for MNCAPPAPSEEASPVSSSPETQDDLIPRSYELRHRHRPWVAHQKLVAVSFLGDAAVVFVAMMLAYLIRFESNLQHIGVDDPAVSLRGYVGHVIFGGLLMLVMLANFRVHDPRNYLAIRRTFTVIVKTCALWLVGFLGLTLILKIDPAISRAYCVIGAVIAMALLCGWRWFLYCVLRRESFAVALRQKAVFVGWNEECSRAIERFSEGRAHQIKVHGVILPPGRKLDAELPDDVPVLGGYDSFREIVRSSGADLIMAVDGCMDRHQMLLLAETCGKEFVDFKLVPSCFQILVSGLQIENFHGMPVLGIGKLPLHHAFNNAMKRAIDIVGAIAGLILFAPVITAFCLMVWLESKGPVFYKQRRIGLNGRPFQILKIRSMKLDAEASGSPGWTVKDDPRRLKVGSFMREWNIDELPQFLNVLRGEMSLVGPRPERPELIEGFKEEIPHYNVRHNIKPGVTGWAQVNGLRGDTCLRERVKFDLDYIENWNFFLDLQIMVMTFFNRKGAC
- a CDS encoding lipopolysaccharide biosynthesis protein, with the translated sequence METTTGMAEEAKAGHSARRDRSIKLAVATSFLSKAGTALFQLLSIPVAVRVLSREEFGLYTTVNMTLAMVALLQIGVGPSLAHGLSRAKAKDDSSGARDLASTAFFVMMGMALLAGLILASVLLIVPLPELFGSGFVGKESALRPALWTGLALFLLLFVLNLTERVREGLLESATNNVWGAVGNVLAAIAVGVGIFFVPEVWYLVLAVHGSVVIAKLCNTITLWKKHPDTRPEWTRFRMPVAKHLFTDGLAFSACTLVTGYVEYSFCGWLVGREAGPAATALYGIFVSMTIMQLGFVMMLSTPTWPAVAEALARGDTDWAKRAGKRLYLYGSGFALCSFGGLILLGPLVFSIWLGKDFADTPRTLFACYATYFVAHVWRHLNHAMMIGSGQVGRLARIQFVESALVTLAAIIGLHYGGMGAMLLSMGTVIFAVTGCILPRLVGHGLRMSAREHEPALGVVARS
- a CDS encoding fibronectin type III domain-containing protein; its protein translation is MRLETQFPTIGRRRAFALALVSALVLPAAVHAAGEPAPTVALSWNANPEPDVAGYKVHFGTESGVYSNVIDVRGTTSASLPQLLMGGTYYMAVSAYNSAGLEGPRSAEFSVTAAVPSSQALNTSFAFSGATQGQGQLQWKYPKSAAASASGFKVYASEDLKTWTETSQVDPTKPARSDSEWLYFNYPYQATKARMFFRVAASNAFGTAE